The following coding sequences are from one Salvia hispanica cultivar TCC Black 2014 chromosome 3, UniMelb_Shisp_WGS_1.0, whole genome shotgun sequence window:
- the LOC125211942 gene encoding uncharacterized protein LOC125211942 produces the protein MESANSGSLQSSSGGDDEYDSRAADSVFITSSNNAAAAQQLLEIDLQQLHQNSIPFSTNLPWPNPIGPHSIFPFAAAEGGAAAAQPIVQQSAARNPKKRSRASRRAPTTVLTTDTTNFRAMVQEFTGIPSPPFNTSSSFQRSRLDFFASRSAQPPPYLRRRPSATAINNHLPNLFNIPNQNQNQNNLTSLIQTSPKFPFSTSAKPQNSFDLIQNDDQFGVSLHNQGSETLPGLLPSLIPSDHSHIHSGGAAKWEIGGKISYEFERSEIGGKINTPENNIAAAATRGEGMVESWICSSE, from the coding sequence ATGGAATCAGCGAATAGTGGGAGCCTACAATCATCCagcggcggcgacgacgagTACGACTCACGCGCCGCCGACTCCGTCTTCATCACCAGCAGCAACAACGCGGCGGCGGCGCAGCAGCTGCTGGAGATAGATCTCCAGCAGCTGCACCAAAATTCGATTCCATTTTCTACCAATCTGCCGTGGCCCAACCCGATCGGGCCCCACTCGATTTTCCCCTTCGCGGCGGCGGAGggcggcgccgccgccgcgcAGCCGATCGTTCAGCAATCGGCGGCGCGTAACCCGAAGAAGCGGTCCCGGGCGTCGAGGCGAGCGCCGACGACCGTGCTGACCACGGACACCACCAATTTCAGAGCCATGGTGCAGGAATTCACCGGAATTCCGTCGCCTCCTTTCAacacttcctcttctttccaGAGGAGCCGCCTCGATTTCTTCGCCTCCAGATCCGCACAGCCTCCGCCCTACCTCCGCCGTCGCCCCTCCGCCACCGCAATCAACAACCACCTcccaaatctcttcaacattccaaatcaaaatcaaaatcaaaacaatctGACGTCTCTCATCCAAACAAGCCCCAAATTTCCGTTTTCCACGTCAGCAAAACCCCAAAACTCATTTGATCTTATCCAAAACGACGATCAATTCGGTGTTAGCCTTCACAATCAGGGATCGGAAACCCTCCCCGGCCTTCTTCCCAGCCTCATCCCCTCCGATCACAGCCACATCCACAGCGGCGGCGCGGCGAAGTGGGAAATTGGAGGGAAAATCAGCTACGAATTCGAGAGAAGCGAAATTGGAGGGAAAATCAACACGCCGGAGAACAACATCGCCGCCGCGGCAACGAGGGGAGAAGGTATGGTGGAATCGTGGATTTGTTCATCGGAGTAG
- the LOC125210843 gene encoding uncharacterized protein LOC125210843, with amino-acid sequence MAPVQENFCQMKKLLNACLFLVFITSTLISTAQSQNHHLFSRSRLLLELEDDSSSNDQPIITKKTTTTTTTKNHSKLIKPSSSNSSKNQTKLTKTSNLSPKNQTKLPKTPNPSPKNQTKLSKNQTKDSAFEVITKNQTKLIKLLPNPPKNKTTKPIKTTPSSSITTPKSQIKKPSDQSKIKTLTKTQIKKPSDQSKIKTLSKTHHQKPLEEPEEEDLVSEFTDLPSKFQETFLPDMERISKTSKTYLNKYNSQFTTNFKPYVGSRYASTAASAISFAFITIPLILVSLLFTKITAYFSLQKLILFIQIYLSIYFSILSIAALATNLEPLKLFYAAAQSAYVAVQVLQTLGYVLYLLLLIMYLVLVFSTESGAAARALGLGQTAVGFAVGLHYYTAVFHRAVLHQPPRASWKVHAVYATCFVVICLLGRLDRRKKAYLEEGGEEGKKS; translated from the coding sequence atGGCTCCAGTTCAAGAGAATTTCTGCCAAATGAAGAAGCTGCTAAATGCATGTCTATTCCTAGTTTTCATCACTTCAACATTGATTTCCACAGCTCAATCTCAAAATCACCACCTTTTTAGCAGATCAAGATTGCTCCTTGAGTTAGAAGATGACAGCAGCAGCAATGATCAGCCAATCATCACCAAGaaaaccaccaccaccaccaccaccaaaaaCCACTCAAAACTCATCAAACCATCTTCCTCAAATTCATCCAAGAACCAAACCAAACTCACCAAAACCTCAAACCTCTCTCCCAAAAACCAAACCAAACTCCCCAAAACCCCAAACCCTTCTCCCAAAAACCAAACCAAACTCTCCAAAAACCAAACCAAAGACTCAGCCTTTGAGGTGATCACCAAGAACCAAACAAAACTCATCAAATTACTCCCAAATCCCCCCAAAAACAAGACAACCAAACCCATCAAAACCACCCCTTCATCATCAATCACAACCCCCAAATCCCAGATCAAGAAACCCTCAGACCAATCCAAGATCAAAACTTTAACCAAAACCCAGATCAAGAAACCCTCAGACCAATCCAAGATCAAAACTTTATCCAAAACCCATCACCAGAAGCCTCTAGAAGAGCCAGAAGAAGAAGACCTAGTCTCAGAATTCACAGACCTTCCATCAAAATTCCAAGAAACATTCCTCCCAGACATGGAGAGAATCTCCAAGACCTCCAAAACCTACCTCAACAAATACAACTCCCAATTCACAACCAACTTCAAACCCTACGTCGGAAGCCGCTACGcctccaccgccgcctccgccATCTCCTTCGCATTCATCACAATCCCACTAATCCTAGTCTCCCTCCTCTTCACCAAGATCACAGCCTACTTCTCCCTCCAAAAACTCATCCTCTTCATCCAAATCTACCTCTCCATCTACTTCTCAATCCTCTCCATAGCAGCCCTGGCCACCAATTTGGAGCCCTTAAAACTATTCTACGCGGCGGCGCAGTCGGCCTACGTGGCGGTGCAGGTGCTGCAAACCCTAGGGTACGTGTTGTACCTGCTGCTGCTGATCATGTACCTCGTGCTGGTGTTCTCGACGGAGAGCGGAGCGGCGGCGAGGGCGCTGGGGCTGGGGCAGACGGCGGTGGGGTTCGCGGTGGGGCTGCATTACTACACCGCAGTGTTCCATCGGGCCGTGCTGCACCAGCCGCCGAGGGCCAGCTGGAAGGTGCATGCGGTGTACGCCACGTGTTTCGTTGTGATTTGTTTGCTGGGGAGGCTTGATAGGAGGAAGAAGGCTTATTTGGAAGAGGGTGGTGAGGAGGGGAAGAAGAGttaa